From the Gadus chalcogrammus isolate NIFS_2021 chromosome 15, NIFS_Gcha_1.0, whole genome shotgun sequence genome, one window contains:
- the tmem87b gene encoding transmembrane protein 87A, translating into MRTWNCLPRVMFNQWLFQILLAILLGNVHRATASPEPGKWEITFDNTSRPLLLKKAMYKDTDIQLKVVGVGCPEMVTFTIQWYLKFYPCQNELRNIEEMYDRVPLTRGNSLDPNPQRVGEYIEHIHTDLICNKGQSTFAMLKKAKAGPRNQAPPAINASPVYENYTRWLTEEIVNVNKSVKPKDDVIASTWKDGPYLLVVSIKSNKPDVKWNLTVNVIMKGSHGFISVTEWPLMIFYMVMCIAYILYALLWFVWAACYWKDLLRIQFWIAGVIFLGMVEKAVFCAEYENTNAVGSASQGLLIFAELLSSLKRTLARLLVIIVSLGYGIIKPRLGTVMHRVIGLGVLYFAFASIEGVLRITGGIDSGTVIITLIILAVFDSCFLWFIFVSLAQTIKTLKLRRNPVKLSLYRHFTNTLIFAVIASIIFMVWTTKKFRLAECQSDWMELWVEDAFWRFLFSIILLVIMFLWRPSANNQRYAFTPLIDDSEDDEEVEFLASTNLSEGIKLRAAKNETNGTAKPAPATAEEDLKWVEDNIPSSLTDVALPVLLDSDEEIMTTKYEMSKME; encoded by the exons ATGAGGACGTGGAACTGCCTGCCTAGAGTGATGTTCAATCAATGGCTATTTCAAATCCTGTTAGCGATTTTATTAGGTAATGTCCATAGAGCGACGGCCTCTCCCGAGCCCGGAAAATGGGAAATTACCTTTGACAAC ACTTCAAGACCGTTGCTGTTGAAGAAAGCCATGTATAAAGACACGGACATACAGTTAAAAG ttgTGGGTGTTGGCTGTCCGGAAATGGTGACCTTCACCATTCAGTGGTACTTAAAGTTCTACCCGTGTCAGAATGAGTTAAGGAATATCGAG gAGATGTATGATAGAGTACCTCTGACTCGTGGGAACAGCCTGGACCCCAACCCTCAGCGAGTGGGCGAGTACAtcgaacacatacacaccgaccTGATCTGTAACAAGGGCCAGAGCACCTTCGCCATGCTCAAA AAAGCCAAGGCAGGGCCTCGCAATCAAGCTCCCCCTGCGATCAATGCCTCCCCAGTA TATGAGAACTACACCAGGTGGCTCACCGAAGAGATTGTCAATGTCAACAAATCTGTGAAGCCCAAGGATGACGTCATCGCCAGCACATGGAAGGACGGACCCTACCTACTGGTGGTCAGCATCAAATCCAACAAACCAGACGTCAAATGGAACCTAACAG tGAACGTCATCATGAAAGGATCCCATGGCTTTATATCGGTCACAGAGTGGCCGCTCATGATT TTCTACATGGTGATGTGCATCGCGTACATCCTGTACGCGCTGCTGTGGTTCGTGTGGGCCGCCTGCTATTGGAAGGACCTGCTGCGGATCCAGTTCTGGATCGCCGGGGTCATCTTCCTGGGCATGGTGGAGAAGGCTGTGTTCTGCGCCGAGTACGAGAATACCAACGCCGTCGGATCGGCAT CTCAAGGCCTGCTGATCTTTGCAGAGCTGCTCTCTTCCCTCAAGAGGACTCTGGCTCGCCTGCTGGTCATCATCGTGAGCCTGGGCTATGGCATCATCAA gCCCCGCCTGGGGACGGTGATGCACAGGGTGATCGGGCTAGGCGTGCTGTACTTTGCCTTCGCTAGCATCGAAGGAGTGCTCAGGATCACTGGG GGCATAGACAGCGGCACAGTAATCATAACCCTGATTATCCTGGCCGTGTTTGACTCCTGTTTCCTGTGGTTCATAT TTGTCAGCCTGGCACAAACCATCAAGACTCTGAAGCTGCGGCGGAACCCCGTGAAGCTGTCCCTCTACAGACACTTCACCAACACGCTCATCTTCGCCGTCATAG CTTCCATTATTTTCATGGTGTGGACTACCAAGAAGTTCAGACTGGCAGAGTGTCAGTCG GACTGGATGGAGCTGTGGGTAGAGGACGCCTTCTGGAGGTTCCTGTTCTCCATCATCCTGCTGGTCATCATGTTCCTATGGCGACCATCCGCCAACAACCAAAG GTACGCCTTCACCCCCCTGATCGACGACTCAGAAGATGACGAGGAAGTGGAGTTCCTCGCATCGACCAACCTCT CGGAGGGGATAAAGTTGAGAGCGGCCAAGAACGAGACCAACGGCACGGCCAAGCCTGCGCCCGCCACCGCG GAGGAAGACCTGAAGTGGGTGGAGGATAACATTCCGAGCTCCCTTACAGACGT GGCTCTGCCAGTGCTGCTGGATTCCGATGAG gaGATCATGACCACCAAGTACGAGATGTCCAAGATGGAGTGA